From a single Couchioplanes caeruleus genomic region:
- the iolC gene encoding 5-dehydro-2-deoxygluconokinase — MPADEVLTMGRIGVDLYPQQVGVSLREVRTFEKFLGGSPTNVAVAAARYGRRSAVITRTGDDPFGAYIHDALRAFGVDDRYVTAVPALPTPVTFCEIFPPDDFPLYFYRFPKAPDLEIHESEVDLDAVRAADVFWVTGTGLCQEPSRSATLAALRARGRSGITVLDLDYRPMFWESREEARRWVQEALPYATVAVGNLDECFTAVGVREPRAAATALHDRGIELAVIKQGPEGVLASRAGEEVQAPPIPVDVVNGLGAGDAFGGALCHGLLAGWDLETVMRFCNAAGAIVASRLACADAMPTTAEVDELLVAGGSRA, encoded by the coding sequence ATGCCCGCAGACGAGGTACTGACCATGGGACGTATCGGCGTCGACCTGTACCCACAACAGGTCGGCGTGTCGCTGCGCGAGGTCCGGACCTTCGAGAAGTTCCTCGGGGGCAGCCCCACGAACGTCGCGGTCGCCGCCGCCCGGTACGGCCGGCGCAGCGCCGTCATCACCCGCACCGGCGACGACCCGTTCGGGGCGTACATCCACGACGCGCTGCGCGCCTTCGGTGTCGACGACCGGTACGTCACGGCTGTGCCGGCGCTGCCGACGCCCGTCACGTTCTGCGAGATCTTCCCGCCCGACGACTTCCCGCTCTACTTCTACCGCTTCCCGAAGGCGCCGGACCTCGAGATCCACGAGTCCGAGGTGGACCTGGACGCGGTCCGCGCCGCCGACGTCTTCTGGGTCACCGGCACGGGTCTGTGCCAGGAACCGTCGCGGTCGGCGACCCTCGCGGCGCTGCGCGCCCGCGGTCGCTCCGGCATCACCGTGCTCGACCTCGACTACCGGCCGATGTTCTGGGAGTCGCGCGAGGAGGCGCGGCGGTGGGTGCAGGAGGCCCTGCCGTACGCGACGGTCGCGGTCGGCAACCTCGACGAGTGCTTCACGGCCGTCGGGGTCCGCGAGCCGCGCGCCGCCGCGACCGCCCTGCACGACCGCGGCATCGAGCTGGCCGTCATCAAGCAGGGGCCGGAGGGCGTGCTCGCCTCGCGGGCCGGTGAGGAGGTGCAGGCGCCGCCGATACCCGTCGACGTGGTCAACGGCCTGGGCGCCGGGGACGCCTTCGGCGGCGCGCTGTGCCACGGCCTGCTCGCCGGCTGGGACCTGGAGACCGTCATGCGCTTCTGCAACGCCGCGGGCGCGATCGTGGCGTCGCGGCTGGCCTGCGCCGACGCGATGCCCACCACGGCCGAGGTGGACGAGCTGCTCGTCGCCGGAGGCAGCCGTGCCTGA
- a CDS encoding GntR family transcriptional regulator gives MASDLSPPRSPVRPVEVDRSSPVPLYFQVASRLQELIEAGEIGVGTRIENEVDLAERLGVSRPTTRRAIQYLVERGMLVRKRGVGTQVVHPKVRRPVELSSLYDDLVTADRKPRTEVLQLQVIPAPAEVAEALELSPGTEVTWIERLRYAGGEPLALMHNAIPLGLIHLEADDLARHGLYELLRRAGYQPRIATQVIGARSANAAEARILQEKRGASLLTMTRTAWDVSGRALEYGSHVYRASRYSFELNLSAG, from the coding sequence GTGGCATCCGATCTCTCGCCGCCGCGCAGCCCGGTCCGCCCCGTCGAGGTCGACCGGAGCAGCCCGGTGCCCCTCTACTTCCAGGTCGCGAGCCGGTTGCAGGAGCTCATCGAGGCGGGTGAGATCGGCGTCGGCACCCGCATCGAGAACGAGGTCGACCTCGCGGAGCGTCTCGGCGTCTCCCGCCCCACGACCCGCCGCGCGATCCAGTACCTCGTCGAGCGCGGCATGCTGGTGCGCAAGCGCGGCGTCGGCACCCAGGTCGTGCACCCCAAGGTCCGCCGCCCGGTCGAGCTGTCCAGCCTGTACGACGACCTGGTGACCGCCGACCGCAAGCCCCGCACGGAGGTCCTGCAGCTTCAGGTGATCCCGGCGCCGGCGGAGGTCGCCGAGGCCCTCGAGCTCTCCCCCGGCACCGAGGTCACCTGGATCGAACGCCTGCGCTACGCCGGCGGCGAACCCCTCGCGCTGATGCACAACGCGATCCCGCTCGGCCTCATCCACCTCGAGGCGGACGACCTGGCCCGGCACGGCCTCTACGAGCTGCTGCGCCGCGCCGGCTACCAGCCGCGCATAGCGACCCAGGTGATCGGCGCCCGCTCGGCGAACGCGGCCGAGGCCCGCATCCTGCAGGAGAAGCGCGGCGCGTCGCTGCTGACGATGACGCGTACGGCGTGGGACGTCAGCGGGCGGGCACTCGAATACGGCTCGCACGTGTACCGCGCGAGCCGCTACAGCTTCGAGCTCAACCTCTCGGCGGGCTGA
- a CDS encoding helix-turn-helix domain-containing protein, producing MRYVTRVPAPPLDRFIDDVYCLSGTPRHRRMTVPPMPSAHLFVNLGGPVRLWDSDPSVPPAVLTGAWFMGVWTRRFLFEYPTPVRLVGVHFKPWGMAPFAGLPASELRNRWVPAGAVGQRFPDRIRQRVGDVASAADALRLVEDELRGCLAEALPRGLDLVRRTGAVLERFHGAVPIGALTEAAGVSGNHLAAQFKSHVGVTPKRVARIYRFARLIVSVDASRPLDWSRLAHAAGYFDQAHFNREFKDFTGHTPSAYLALRRRWPAERGFPPDSGPMPAEGFCTSPPDAGLSMILGEEIGRSEEDQWAQ from the coding sequence ATGCGATACGTCACGCGCGTTCCCGCCCCGCCGCTCGACCGGTTCATCGACGACGTCTACTGCCTGAGCGGGACGCCCCGGCATCGCCGGATGACCGTCCCGCCGATGCCGTCGGCGCACCTGTTCGTGAACCTGGGCGGCCCGGTCCGGCTGTGGGACTCCGATCCGTCGGTGCCGCCGGCGGTGCTCACCGGTGCGTGGTTCATGGGCGTGTGGACCCGGCGTTTCCTCTTCGAGTACCCCACGCCCGTACGGCTGGTCGGCGTGCACTTCAAGCCGTGGGGCATGGCGCCGTTCGCCGGGCTGCCCGCGAGCGAGCTGCGCAACCGCTGGGTTCCGGCCGGCGCCGTCGGGCAGCGGTTCCCGGACCGGATACGGCAGCGCGTCGGTGACGTGGCCTCGGCCGCCGATGCGCTCCGCCTGGTGGAGGACGAGCTGCGGGGGTGCCTGGCAGAGGCGCTGCCGCGGGGACTCGACCTCGTCCGGCGCACCGGGGCAGTGCTGGAGCGGTTCCACGGCGCGGTGCCGATCGGCGCGCTGACCGAGGCGGCCGGGGTGAGCGGGAACCATCTGGCCGCGCAGTTCAAGTCGCACGTCGGCGTCACCCCGAAGCGGGTCGCACGGATCTACCGGTTCGCGCGGCTCATCGTCTCCGTGGACGCGTCGCGCCCGCTGGACTGGTCGCGGCTCGCCCACGCGGCCGGCTACTTCGACCAGGCGCACTTCAACCGGGAGTTCAAGGACTTCACCGGCCACACCCCGTCCGCGTACCTGGCCCTGCGGCGCCGGTGGCCCGCCGAGCGCGGATTCCCGCCGGACAGCGGCCCGATGCCCGCCGAGGGATTTTGTACAAGCCCGCCGGACGCAGGACTCAGCATGATCCTCGGTGAGGAGATCGGACGATCCGAGGAGGACCAGTGGGCACAGTGA
- the iolD gene encoding 3D-(3,5/4)-trihydroxycyclohexane-1,2-dione acylhydrolase (decyclizing), with the protein MRLTVAQAVVRFLANQWTERDGAEQRAIAGTFGIFGHGNVAGLGQALLQAQRTGEADMPYHLARNEQAMVHAAAGYAKMKNRLSAMACTASIGPGSTNMLTGAALATVNRLPVLLLPSDVFATRVAPPVLQELEDPRSYDVSVNDAFRPLSRFFDRVWRPEQLPSALLAAMRVLFDPAETGAVTLCLPQDVQAEAHDFPDELFARRVWHVARPVPEPAALARAAEVIRSARRPLIVAGGGAVYSEASAELDAFARATGIPVADTHAGKGAVSWDHPNSVGGVGSTGTPVANRLAREADVIIGVGTRYSDFTTASHTAFAHPDVRFVNLNVAAFDAHKKAATALVADARAGLAALTGALDGVRFDVDYAGDVAAWQRRVDEAYHLGHGPLPAQSEVIGAVNDACGERDVVVQAAGSMPGDLQLLWRARDPKQYHVEYGYSCMGFEIAGALGIKMADPTREVYALVGDGSYLMMAQEIVTAVADGLKLVIVLVQNHGFASIGALSESLGSQRFGTSYRYRGGDDDYDGGYLPVDLAANAESLGAAVIRCRTIADLTEGLKKARDADRLTVVHIETDPLSPVPSSESWWDVPVSGVSELESTRAARTAYEAAKRAQRDHL; encoded by the coding sequence GTGAGGCTCACCGTCGCGCAGGCCGTCGTACGGTTCCTGGCGAACCAGTGGACCGAGCGCGACGGCGCCGAGCAGCGGGCGATCGCGGGGACGTTCGGCATCTTCGGGCACGGCAACGTCGCCGGTCTCGGGCAGGCCCTGCTGCAGGCCCAGCGCACCGGCGAGGCGGACATGCCGTACCACCTGGCCCGCAACGAGCAGGCGATGGTGCACGCGGCGGCCGGCTACGCCAAGATGAAGAACCGGCTGTCCGCGATGGCGTGCACCGCCTCGATCGGGCCCGGCTCGACGAACATGCTCACCGGCGCCGCGCTGGCCACGGTGAACAGGCTGCCCGTGCTGCTGCTGCCCAGCGACGTCTTCGCCACCCGGGTTGCGCCGCCGGTACTGCAGGAGCTCGAGGACCCGCGCTCCTACGACGTCAGCGTCAACGACGCCTTCCGCCCCCTGTCGCGCTTCTTCGACCGCGTCTGGCGTCCCGAGCAGCTGCCGTCGGCGCTGCTCGCGGCGATGCGGGTGCTCTTCGACCCGGCCGAGACCGGCGCGGTCACGCTGTGCCTGCCGCAGGACGTGCAGGCGGAGGCCCACGATTTCCCGGACGAGCTGTTCGCACGGCGCGTCTGGCACGTCGCCCGTCCGGTGCCGGAGCCCGCCGCTCTGGCCCGGGCGGCCGAGGTGATCCGGTCCGCGCGGCGCCCGCTGATCGTCGCGGGCGGCGGCGCGGTCTACTCGGAGGCCTCGGCCGAGCTGGACGCGTTCGCCCGCGCCACCGGCATCCCGGTGGCCGACACGCACGCCGGCAAGGGCGCGGTCAGCTGGGACCACCCGAACTCGGTGGGCGGCGTCGGCTCCACCGGCACCCCGGTCGCCAACCGCCTCGCGCGCGAGGCCGACGTGATCATCGGCGTCGGCACCCGCTACAGCGACTTCACCACCGCGTCGCACACCGCCTTCGCCCACCCGGACGTGCGGTTCGTCAACCTCAACGTGGCCGCGTTCGACGCCCACAAGAAGGCCGCGACCGCCCTGGTGGCCGATGCCCGCGCCGGGCTCGCCGCGCTGACCGGCGCGCTCGACGGCGTGCGCTTCGACGTGGACTACGCCGGGGACGTGGCGGCCTGGCAGCGGCGCGTCGACGAGGCGTACCACCTGGGGCACGGGCCGCTGCCCGCGCAGAGCGAGGTCATCGGCGCGGTCAACGACGCCTGCGGCGAGCGTGACGTGGTGGTGCAGGCGGCCGGCAGCATGCCCGGCGACCTGCAACTGCTGTGGCGCGCCCGGGACCCGAAGCAGTACCACGTGGAGTACGGCTACTCCTGCATGGGCTTCGAGATCGCCGGCGCGCTCGGCATCAAGATGGCCGACCCCACCCGTGAGGTGTACGCGCTCGTCGGCGACGGCTCGTACCTGATGATGGCGCAGGAGATCGTCACCGCCGTGGCCGACGGCCTCAAGCTGGTCATCGTCCTGGTGCAGAACCACGGCTTCGCGTCGATCGGTGCGCTGTCGGAGTCGCTCGGCTCGCAGCGGTTCGGCACCAGCTACCGCTACCGCGGCGGGGACGACGACTACGACGGCGGCTACCTGCCCGTCGACCTGGCCGCCAACGCCGAGAGCCTCGGGGCGGCCGTCATCCGCTGCCGCACGATCGCCGACCTCACCGAGGGCCTCAAGAAGGCCCGTGACGCCGACCGGCTCACCGTCGTGCACATCGAGACCGACCCGCTCTCGCCCGTCCCGTCCTCGGAGTCCTGGTGGGACGTGCCGGTCTCCGGGGTGTCGGAGCTGGAGAGCACCCGGGCGGCACGGACCGCCTACGAAGCCGCGAAGCGCGCCCAGCGTGACCACCTGTAG
- a CDS encoding response regulator, translated as MRVVLAEDSVLLRDGLSRLFASRDCPVVAAVGDADALLRAVGEHRPDLLVADVRMPPGYADEGLRAAIQVRRQWPEVGVLVLSQYVEERYATKLLTGETSRLGYLLKDRVADVDDFVAAARRIAGGGTVFDPEVVSQLLVRRTDPLDRLTPREHDVLALMAEGRSNAGIAGALVVSESAVAKHVNSIFAKLGLTPADSDHRRVLAVLRFLGG; from the coding sequence GTGCGGGTAGTCCTTGCCGAGGACTCGGTGCTGCTGCGCGACGGCCTGTCCCGGCTGTTCGCCTCCCGCGACTGCCCGGTCGTCGCCGCGGTGGGCGACGCCGACGCTCTGCTGCGGGCCGTCGGCGAGCACCGGCCCGACCTGCTCGTGGCCGACGTGCGGATGCCGCCCGGCTACGCCGACGAGGGGTTGCGCGCCGCGATCCAGGTCCGCCGGCAGTGGCCCGAGGTCGGCGTGCTGGTGCTGTCCCAGTACGTCGAGGAGCGGTACGCCACCAAGCTGCTCACCGGCGAGACCAGCCGACTGGGCTACCTGCTCAAGGACCGGGTCGCCGACGTCGACGACTTCGTCGCGGCGGCGCGCCGGATCGCCGGCGGCGGCACGGTGTTCGACCCCGAGGTCGTGTCGCAGCTGCTGGTGCGCCGCACCGACCCGCTCGACCGGCTCACCCCGCGCGAGCACGACGTGCTCGCGCTGATGGCCGAGGGCCGGTCCAACGCGGGCATCGCCGGCGCGCTGGTGGTCAGCGAGAGCGCCGTGGCCAAGCACGTGAACAGCATCTTCGCCAAGCTGGGGCTGACCCCGGCGGACAGCGACCACCGCCGGGTGCTGGCCGTACTGCGCTTCCTGGGCGGTTAG
- a CDS encoding Cgl0159 family (beta/alpha)8-fold protein, which yields MPDVHEIVAARVDRPYAIASAAKRRRRPPSWRGEHGRLMMIAADHPARGALRAGADPLAMGHRADLLERICTALARPGVNGVLGTPDILEDLLLLGVLDDKVVIGSMNRGGLAGTSFEIDDRFTAYDAAGIATSGFDGGKMLLRIDPADAGTANTLQGCAHAVGELAQRRLIAMVEPFISHRVDGRVRNELSAEAMVRAMTVAAGLGPTSAYTWLKVPVVDDMERVMAATTLPALILGGEVSADADAAYARWGKALALPTVQGLVIGRSLLYPPRGDVAGAVDRAVSLL from the coding sequence GTGCCTGACGTCCACGAGATCGTCGCCGCGCGCGTCGACCGGCCGTACGCGATCGCCTCGGCCGCGAAGAGGCGCCGCCGGCCGCCGTCCTGGCGCGGCGAGCACGGCCGGCTCATGATGATCGCGGCCGACCACCCCGCCCGCGGAGCCCTGCGCGCCGGCGCCGACCCGCTCGCCATGGGCCACCGCGCCGACCTGCTGGAGCGCATCTGCACCGCACTGGCCCGCCCCGGCGTCAACGGCGTGCTCGGGACCCCGGACATCCTCGAGGACCTGCTGCTGCTCGGCGTGCTCGACGACAAGGTGGTCATCGGGTCGATGAACCGCGGCGGGCTCGCCGGCACCAGCTTCGAGATCGACGACCGGTTCACCGCGTACGACGCCGCCGGGATCGCCACCAGCGGGTTCGACGGCGGCAAGATGCTGCTGCGCATCGACCCGGCCGACGCGGGCACCGCGAACACCCTGCAGGGCTGCGCGCACGCCGTCGGGGAGCTGGCGCAGCGGCGGCTGATCGCGATGGTCGAGCCGTTCATCTCGCACCGCGTCGACGGGCGGGTCCGCAACGAGCTCAGCGCCGAAGCGATGGTGCGGGCGATGACCGTGGCCGCCGGGCTCGGGCCGACGTCGGCGTACACGTGGTTGAAGGTGCCGGTGGTGGACGACATGGAGCGGGTCATGGCGGCGACCACGCTGCCCGCGCTGATCCTCGGCGGCGAGGTGTCCGCCGACGCCGACGCCGCGTACGCCCGCTGGGGCAAGGCCCTGGCGCTGCCCACCGTGCAGGGCCTGGTGATCGGGCGCAGCCTGCTCTACCCGCCCCGCGGGGACGTGGCCGGCGCGGTGGACCGGGCGGTGAGCCTGCTGTGA
- a CDS encoding sensor histidine kinase: MVWWDVPAVLWSRRTWLAVAGLLAGAVLWLVPVVLVSAMVGVGELVGAEHPVPGLGGSPEVGGAVGAVAPLAVALPVLLALTFRFTLWHEARLRLLGADLAPPAARPTGMPRRRWLARQAVSSATWRQVRYHALGGAFLALAGALVLAGAVFGPGFVVAAALSGKGSLLHRSPIAALGVAMAVAAGWLARGAGALDLALARRLLQPPPAELLARRVASLSASRVAAVEAADAERRRIERDLHDGTQQRLVSLAMNLGMTRAALAGADPAVRAAVAAAHDEAKQALAELRDLIRGLHPAVLDELGLDAALSGIAARSPVPVRLVVDLRRRPPAAIEAVAYFVVSEALSNVAKHAAATRADVVVREQTDGLTLAVDDDGRGGADPVRGTGLRGLRQRVESVDGTLSIASPAGGPTSILVTLPCG; the protein is encoded by the coding sequence GTGGTGTGGTGGGACGTGCCGGCGGTGCTGTGGTCGCGGCGTACGTGGTTGGCTGTCGCCGGCCTGCTGGCCGGCGCGGTGCTGTGGCTCGTCCCGGTCGTCCTGGTGTCGGCGATGGTGGGCGTCGGGGAGCTGGTCGGGGCGGAGCACCCCGTGCCCGGCCTGGGCGGCTCCCCCGAGGTGGGCGGCGCGGTGGGCGCGGTTGCCCCGCTCGCCGTGGCGCTGCCCGTGCTGCTCGCGCTGACCTTCCGGTTCACGTTGTGGCACGAGGCCCGGCTCCGCCTGCTCGGCGCCGACCTGGCGCCGCCCGCCGCCCGGCCGACCGGCATGCCGCGCCGGCGTTGGCTGGCCCGCCAGGCGGTGTCGTCCGCAACCTGGCGGCAGGTCCGCTACCACGCCCTCGGCGGCGCATTCCTCGCGCTGGCCGGCGCCCTGGTCCTGGCCGGCGCGGTGTTCGGTCCCGGTTTCGTGGTCGCCGCTGCGCTCAGCGGCAAGGGCAGCCTGCTGCACCGGTCGCCGATCGCGGCGCTCGGCGTGGCCATGGCCGTCGCTGCGGGCTGGCTCGCCCGGGGGGCCGGCGCCCTCGACCTGGCGCTGGCCCGGCGGCTCCTGCAACCGCCGCCCGCCGAGCTGCTCGCCCGGCGCGTCGCGTCGCTGTCGGCCAGCCGGGTCGCCGCCGTCGAGGCGGCCGACGCCGAGCGCCGGCGCATCGAGCGCGACCTGCACGACGGCACCCAGCAGCGCCTGGTGTCGCTGGCCATGAACCTCGGGATGACCCGCGCCGCGCTCGCCGGGGCCGACCCCGCGGTGCGCGCGGCCGTCGCGGCGGCGCACGATGAGGCGAAGCAGGCGCTCGCCGAGCTGCGCGACCTCATCCGGGGCCTGCACCCGGCCGTCCTCGACGAGCTCGGCCTGGATGCGGCGCTGTCCGGCATCGCGGCCCGCTCGCCGGTGCCGGTGCGGCTGGTGGTGGACCTGCGCAGGCGGCCGCCGGCGGCGATCGAGGCGGTCGCCTATTTCGTGGTGTCCGAGGCGCTGTCCAATGTGGCCAAACACGCGGCCGCGACCCGGGCCGACGTCGTGGTGCGGGAGCAGACCGACGGCCTGACCCTGGCCGTCGACGACGACGGCCGGGGCGGCGCGGACCCGGTGCGCGGCACCGGCCTGCGCGGCCTGCGCCAGCGCGTCGAGTCGGTGGACGGCACGCTCAGCATCGCCAGCCCGGCCGGCGGCCCGACGTCGATCCTGGTGACCCTGCCGTGCGGGTAG
- a CDS encoding dihydrofolate reductase family protein yields the protein MGTVIMHSVMSVDGFIADGNDRVGPLHDWYFNGDTPIPGGITVSRTSAEYVGPMWESIGVIIMGRHLFDLVNGWEGRPPAGEHVVVVSHRPKPEGWHPEASYHFAGDVRAAIDKAQELAGDRVIAVNAGEVGGQIFAAGLVDEVAIDVVPVVFGDGKRYFGSSDGQHALHDPHVVIRSDGVLHLRYRTAR from the coding sequence GTGGGCACAGTGATCATGCACAGCGTGATGTCGGTGGACGGCTTCATCGCGGACGGGAACGACCGGGTGGGGCCGCTGCACGACTGGTACTTCAACGGCGACACGCCGATCCCGGGCGGCATCACAGTCTCGCGGACGTCGGCGGAGTACGTCGGGCCGATGTGGGAGTCCATCGGCGTGATCATCATGGGCCGGCACCTGTTCGACCTGGTGAACGGATGGGAGGGGCGTCCGCCGGCGGGGGAGCACGTCGTCGTGGTGTCCCATCGGCCCAAGCCGGAGGGCTGGCACCCCGAGGCGTCGTACCACTTCGCCGGCGACGTGCGGGCGGCCATCGACAAGGCGCAGGAGCTGGCCGGTGACCGGGTGATCGCCGTGAACGCGGGCGAGGTGGGCGGGCAGATCTTCGCCGCCGGCCTCGTCGACGAGGTGGCGATCGACGTGGTGCCGGTCGTGTTCGGAGACGGCAAACGCTACTTCGGCAGCAGCGACGGACAGCACGCGCTGCACGACCCGCACGTGGTGATCCGGAGCGACGGGGTGCTGCACCTGAGGTACCGGACTGCCCGGTGA
- a CDS encoding CoA-acylating methylmalonate-semialdehyde dehydrogenase has translation MTTIEHWIGGTTTGGTGSRRAPVYNPATGRQQHEVVLAETADVDAAVAAAKTAFAQWSQASLSKRTKVMFAFRELVNAHVKELAEIVSDEHGKVLSDAAGEVQRGLEVVEFACGIPQLLKGEYSDQASTGVDVFSFREPLGVVAGITPFNFPVMVPMWMHPVAIACGNAFVLKPSERDPSASNFVADLWRRAGLPDGVFNVVHGDKVAVDAILDHPDIAAVSFVGSTPIAKYIHGRATATGKRVQALGGAKNHAIILPDADLEFAANHLSAAAFGSAGERCMAISAAVAVGGAGDPLMDILARKAADVVVGPGRDPRSEMGPVVTAAAKERIEGLIGTGEQQGAKVLVDGRGLKVPGHEEGFFVGPTVLDQVGTGMDVYTEEIFGPVLSVVRSDSVDAAIELINANPYGNGTAIFTSSGEAARRFQRGVNVGMIGINVPIPVPMAYYSFGGWKDSLFGDKHVHGPEGVSFYTRGKVVTSRWPHVEAAHGASLHFPTAS, from the coding sequence GTGACAACCATCGAACACTGGATCGGCGGCACCACCACCGGCGGGACCGGTTCCCGCCGCGCGCCGGTCTACAACCCCGCGACCGGCCGTCAGCAGCACGAGGTGGTGCTCGCGGAGACCGCCGACGTGGACGCCGCCGTCGCCGCCGCGAAGACCGCCTTCGCGCAGTGGAGCCAGGCGTCGCTCAGCAAGCGTACGAAGGTCATGTTCGCCTTCCGTGAGCTGGTGAACGCGCACGTCAAGGAACTCGCCGAGATCGTCTCCGACGAGCACGGCAAGGTGCTCTCGGACGCGGCCGGCGAGGTGCAGCGCGGCCTCGAGGTCGTCGAGTTCGCCTGCGGCATCCCGCAGCTGCTCAAGGGCGAGTATTCCGACCAGGCGTCGACCGGCGTGGACGTGTTCAGCTTCCGTGAGCCGCTGGGCGTGGTCGCCGGCATCACCCCGTTCAACTTCCCGGTGATGGTGCCGATGTGGATGCACCCGGTCGCCATCGCCTGCGGCAACGCGTTCGTCCTCAAGCCCAGCGAGCGCGACCCGTCCGCGTCGAACTTCGTGGCCGACCTGTGGCGCCGGGCCGGGCTGCCCGACGGCGTCTTCAACGTGGTGCACGGCGACAAGGTCGCGGTGGACGCGATCCTCGACCACCCCGACATCGCCGCCGTGTCCTTCGTCGGCTCGACGCCGATCGCGAAGTACATCCACGGCAGGGCCACGGCCACCGGCAAGCGGGTGCAGGCGCTGGGCGGCGCCAAGAACCACGCGATCATCCTGCCCGACGCCGACCTCGAGTTCGCCGCGAACCACCTGAGCGCCGCGGCGTTCGGCTCGGCGGGGGAGCGGTGCATGGCGATCTCCGCGGCGGTGGCGGTCGGCGGCGCCGGCGACCCGCTCATGGACATCCTCGCCCGCAAGGCCGCCGACGTCGTCGTCGGCCCGGGGCGCGATCCGCGGAGCGAGATGGGGCCGGTGGTCACGGCCGCGGCCAAGGAACGCATCGAGGGCCTGATCGGTACGGGCGAGCAGCAGGGCGCCAAGGTGCTCGTCGACGGCCGTGGCCTCAAGGTGCCCGGGCACGAGGAGGGCTTCTTCGTCGGCCCGACCGTCCTCGACCAGGTCGGCACGGGCATGGACGTGTACACCGAGGAGATCTTCGGCCCGGTGCTGTCCGTGGTGCGCTCCGACAGCGTCGACGCGGCCATCGAGCTGATCAACGCCAACCCGTACGGCAACGGCACCGCGATCTTCACCAGTAGCGGCGAGGCGGCCCGGCGGTTCCAGCGCGGGGTGAACGTCGGGATGATCGGCATCAACGTGCCCATCCCGGTGCCGATGGCGTACTACTCCTTCGGCGGCTGGAAGGACTCGCTCTTCGGCGACAAGCACGTCCACGGCCCCGAGGGCGTCTCGTTCTACACCCGCGGCAAGGTCGTCACCTCGCGGTGGCCGCACGTCGAAGCCG
- the iolB gene encoding 5-deoxy-glucuronate isomerase, which yields MSHLLRRGEAAEKPFDLVVTPERAGWGFSGLRVLDLTIGTRVSFVTGDEEMIVLPLSGGCDVTCDDERVTLTGRRSVFSRVTDFAYLPAGSAVTIRAGNGGRFALPSARTTKRLPFRYGPADAVPVELRGAGQASRQVNNFCTPDSFEADRLIAVEVLTPGGNWSSYPPHKHDEAGGAETALEEIYYFEVAGSPSGTAGSAYQRVYGHPGRDIDVCAEVRSGDVVLIPYGWHGPSMAAPGYDLYYLNVMAGSGPRRWLFSDDPVHAWVRGSWDGQAMDPRLPLTSTTERRRS from the coding sequence GTGAGCCACCTGCTGCGCCGCGGTGAGGCCGCGGAGAAGCCGTTCGACCTGGTCGTCACCCCGGAGCGCGCCGGGTGGGGGTTCAGCGGGCTGCGCGTGCTGGACCTGACGATCGGCACCCGGGTCAGCTTCGTCACCGGTGACGAGGAGATGATCGTCCTGCCGCTGTCCGGCGGGTGCGACGTGACCTGCGACGACGAGCGGGTCACGCTGACCGGGCGCCGGTCGGTGTTCTCCCGGGTCACCGACTTCGCGTACCTGCCGGCCGGGTCGGCCGTGACGATCCGCGCCGGCAACGGCGGCCGGTTCGCGCTGCCGTCGGCGCGCACGACGAAGCGGCTGCCGTTCCGGTACGGGCCGGCCGATGCGGTGCCCGTCGAGCTGCGGGGCGCGGGCCAGGCGAGCCGTCAGGTCAACAATTTCTGTACCCCGGACTCGTTCGAGGCGGACCGGCTGATCGCCGTGGAGGTGCTGACGCCGGGCGGCAACTGGTCGTCGTACCCGCCGCACAAGCACGACGAGGCGGGCGGGGCCGAGACCGCGCTCGAGGAGATCTACTACTTCGAGGTCGCCGGTTCACCGTCGGGCACGGCCGGGTCGGCGTACCAGCGGGTGTACGGGCACCCCGGCCGCGACATCGACGTGTGCGCGGAGGTGCGCAGCGGCGACGTGGTGCTCATCCCGTACGGCTGGCACGGCCCGTCGATGGCCGCACCGGGCTACGACCTGTACTACCTCAACGTCATGGCCGGTTCCGGGCCGCGCCGGTGGCTCTTCTCCGACGACCCCGTGCACGCCTGGGTGCGCGGCTCGTGGGACGGCCAGGCGATGGACCCCCGGCTGCCGCTGACCTCCACCACCGAGAGGAGACGATCGTGA